The genome window CTAATGTAACCAAAATCTTTTCTAAACTATTTATACTAGTTAGAAATAATTTTCACCAGGGGTATGACTACTTAGATTTTGGATTCATAGCAAAATGGAATTAAAGAACCTATATTCTTCTAATGAAACTGGAGCCTTTTATCGGATTAAACATTATAGTCATCTTAAattatgtgttttgttttttttggtgaAATTTTAGGAAAATAAAGGAACTCCATAGTCAGGGCATAAGGGAACATCAAAGGTAAGTGTTAGAATCAGAACTTGTtctcatttaaatataaatggctgAATAAGCTGATTCATGAGGAAAATAAACCTCTGAATGAATTGGTAATTTCTGGGCATCTAGAATTTAACTAGTCATAGGCCACTGTAACATTTTAACAACATCTAATGCTGGTAGGTAAAGTTTCTGGATAATATGCTCCTCATTCTTTTCAAACTGGACACTATAAACAAACATGTCTCTGGAGTACCTTGTAATAAATATCTATATTTTGACTCAAATTGAGCAAAGTTTCAATCAACTTACCTCACGGCACAGTGTTCACTTTGATGTGAACCTGAGGTTGCCAGTGACATTTGCATAATTTTGGAAACATAAATTGCAGATTTGCGTTGTCTGAACTAAACCAAATCCCTTCCTTCAGTGGTAACCAGGTTGAAATGCAATCACCAACTAAAATTTGTCCTCTGCAAATGCATCAGCATACAGTTGTGAACACAAATCCAGCCAGACTTTCTTCTTACAGCAGTTAAATCACTAGAATCAAGTCTGAATGAAACAAGATAGCTTACCATCTCAAAATGTAAAGATTTAGATgacatattaaaaagaaaataatttcaagCCATCACTTTTGCAAGTCAAACGGTTCTCATAGGAGAGCTTTTGAATTGGTTTTAAGTGGTGCTTTATCAAACAGGAAtgctttgtttaaataatttACTCAATCTCACAATAATTTATATGTGTAGATTAACTAAGAAATTAACATCACCATCTGCTTCTCTTTCTGTTCTATTATGTAAATAAATAGTAGCACATTGTATGCCTTTTCTATTTTGAGGGATTCCTTTGTTGCTCAAAATAATCTCACTCTTGTCTGGTCACTGTAGATAAAATTAGACACATTAGCTTTGTGTGGGTTGTTATGGTTTAGTCAATGGACTGTTTTTAGGAATTAAATCATTATTCTTCATAGTCTTCCTAAATCCATGTGGACAAGGATTTGCATTTTAAAAGCTGGTCTCGAGTTCATCTACACAATTAgcgaaaaacaattaaaaacagtttaatttttttcattgtaatagtccctcccccccccttgctaatTCACTTAGACATCCATcttcaagttttaaaaaaaatagtttccaGATTTTTGGCATAGATCCAGAAGGGGATTTTTTCTGGCTTCATTTAGAAGTCTACATCACAATAATCTCCCTGTGGAATCATCTTATTTGATAGGCCAAGCAATGAAAGATAATGGACTGGCTGCTTATTCTGAGATGACTAGGTTCTCTTGGGCCAGAGCTGAGATACAGTTGTGGGGCAGTATTGTAAGGGAAGCTAGTGTTATCACTGAATCTGTTCCATCATCAACGACTTAGAGCTCCTGCATTGTTAATGGCTTCTTTCATGTTCACTTTTGAAACACTTCCCCTCTCCAAAAATGAAATATGAAAAGATTCTATGGGCTACTTATTTGCATGCCAGCTGCTTGAAGAACAGTGGTCATTTGAAAGACAGTTACCACCTTTAGGCGCCTGTGAAAtgttaaacaggaaaaaaagtatATTAATTTTTTGCCTTTCTTTACAGGACCCACATATAAAAAAAGAGCTTATTAATGTGTactttgggggaggggtcaggcttTCAAAAATACTCAGTCACAATTATTTTAATTCTTCATATTTTTGCAGTATAGTCCAGAgcatgtggcaggaggaggagaagatacTGATCCTTCTGAAATCACCTTTCCTGGATGTAATTGTCTTGCTGCTTCCTGCATGGCCAACACTTGTTCATGTCTTCGCCATGGTGAAAACTATAACAGTTCATGCATCAAATACATAGGAAGTGAAGTGGACTATACTAGGCCTATTTTTGAATGCAACACCATGTGCCGTTGTGGCGAGTTGTGTCAAAACAGGGTTATTCAGAGGGGCTTACAATTCAGGCTTGAGGTGTTCAAGACTGTTAAGAAGGGTTGGGGTGTCCGCACACTAGAGTTCATACCTAAAGGAAGATTTGTATGTGAATATGCTGGTGAAGTTCTTAACCTcagtgaggcacgtagaagaataCAGGCACAGACACCACAAGATTCAAACTATATTATAGCAGTGAGGGAACACTTGTATGATGGACAGATAATAGAGACATATGTTGATCCTATGTATATAGGAAATGTAGGCAGGTTCCTGAACCATTCTTGTGAGCCAAATTTATTTATGGTTCCTGTCCGCATTGACTCACTGGTGCCTAAACTTGCactttttgctgctgctgctatcacTGCTGGAGAAGAACTTTTATATGATTATTCTGGAAGATTTCTTAACATACCACTAATCAAAAGAGAGCAGGATGTGTTGGAGGAAGATGGTATTATGAAAAAACCCTGTTACTGTGGTGCTAAATCATGTGCTGGTTTTTTACCATATGATAGCTCTCTGTCCTATAAACCAGACAAACAAACTTTTGACAAAGTTTCTCAGGGAAACAGCTGTGCATGAGGATTCAAAAAAATCGACAGCAGTAAATATAGCATCTATTCTCAGCTGTGCCTAGACAAAAATGGAATGATTGCTTTGCCCCTCCAACCACAAAATAACCACAGGGCCCCAGCCTCATGCAGCAGCAATCATAGCAAGGATAGAAGTTTATTGACAAGATGTGGGAGGGAAAAGTGGGAAATGTGTCAGGACACAGCCCATAACCTTAAATTGCTGTAAGGGTTAATACTTACATAACAGGTGAAGGAGAAGTCAGAGAAGAGACACTCATGGTGCAAAATAAACAGAAGCcaaggcaggtgaaaagggctgcaTTCCACCATGTtagctagtacaggcagtccccgggttacat of Pelodiscus sinensis isolate JC-2024 chromosome 11, ASM4963464v1, whole genome shotgun sequence contains these proteins:
- the LOC102461914 gene encoding histone-lysine N-methyltransferase SETMAR; translated protein: MGTVARPRPRLAGRSMEGLPRALPRDLSGGLESLPVSVWPPSEEPPAFQYSPEHVAGGGEDTDPSEITFPGCNCLAASCMANTCSCLRHGENYNSSCIKYIGSEVDYTRPIFECNTMCRCGELCQNRVIQRGLQFRLEVFKTVKKGWGVRTLEFIPKGRFVCEYAGEVLNLSEARRRIQAQTPQDSNYIIAVREHLYDGQIIETYVDPMYIGNVGRFLNHSCEPNLFMVPVRIDSLVPKLALFAAAAITAGEELLYDYSGRFLNIPLIKREQDVLEEDGIMKKPCYCGAKSCAGFLPYDSSLSYKPDKQTFDKVSQGNSCA